In a genomic window of Pseudoliparis swirei isolate HS2019 ecotype Mariana Trench chromosome 20, NWPU_hadal_v1, whole genome shotgun sequence:
- the LOC130210458 gene encoding clathrin heavy chain 1 isoform X2 translates to MAQILPIRFQEHLQLQNLGINPANIGFSTLTMESDKFICIREKVGEQAQVVIIDMADPNNPIRRPISADSAIMNPASKVIALKAAKTLQIFNIEMKSKMKAHTMTDDVTFWKWISLNTVALVTDNAVYHWSMEGDSQPIKVFDRHSSLAGCQIINYRTDAKQKWLLLIGISAQQNRVVGAMQLYSVDRKVSQPIEGHAAGFAQFKMEGNTEESTLFCFAVRGQAGGKLHIIEVGTPPTGNQPFPKKAVDVFFPPEAQNDFPVAMQISSKQDVVFLITKYGYIHLYDLETGTCIYMNRISGETIFVTAPHEPTAGIIGVNRKGQVLSVCVEEENIIPYITNVLQNPDLALRMAVRNNLAGAEELFARKFNTLFAAGNYSEAAKVAANAPKGILRTPDTIRRFQSVPAQPGQTSPLLQYFGILLDQGQLNKFESLELCRPVLQQGRKQLLEKWLKEDKLECSEELGDLVKSVDPTLALSVYLRANVPNKVIQCFAETGQFQKIVLYAKKVGYTPDWIFLLRNVMRISPEQGLQFSQMLVQDEEPLADITQIVDVFMEYNLIQQCTSFLLDALKNNRPMEGPLQTRLLEMNLVHAPQVADAILGNQMFTHYDRAHVAQLCEKAGLLQRALEHYTDLYDIKRAVVHTHLLNPEWLVNFFGSLSVEDSLECLRAMLSANIRQNLQICVQVASKYHEQLSTQSLTELFESFKSFEGLFYFLGSIVNFSQDPEVHFKYIQAACKTGQIKEVERICRESNCYDPERVKNFLKEAKLTDQLPLIIVCDRFDFVHDLVLYLYRNSLQKYIEIYVQKVNPSRLPVVIGGLLDVDCAEDVIKNLILVVRGQFSTDELVAEVEKRNRLKLLLPWLEARIHEGCEEPATHNALAKIYIDSNNNPERFLRENPFYDSRVVGKYCEKRDPHLACVAYERGQCDQELIHVCNENSLFKSLSRYLVRRKNPELWASVLLETNNYRRQLIDQVVQTALSETQDPEEVSVTVKAFMTADLPNELIELLEKIVLDNSVFSEHRNLQNLLILTAIKADRTRVMEYINRLDNYDAPDIANIAISNELFEEAFAIFKKFDVNTSAVQVLIEHIGNLDRAYEFAERCNEPPVWSQLAKAQLQKGLVKEAIDSYIKADDPSAYMEVGQAAAQSGNWEDLVKFLQMARKKARESYVETELIFALAKTNRLAELEEFINGPNNAHIQQVGDRCYDDKMYDAAKLLYNNVSNFGRLASTLVHLGEYQAAVDGARKANSTRTWKEVCFACVDGKEFRLAQMCGLHIVVHADELEELINYYQDRGYFEELITMLEAALGLERAHMGMFTELAILYSKFKPQKMREHLELFWSRVNIPKVLRAAEQAHLWGELVFLYEKYEEYDNAIITMMNHPSDAWKEGQFKDIVTKVANVELYYKAVQFYLEFKPLLLNDLLIVLSPRLDHSRAVNFFSKVKQLPLVKPYLRSVQTHNNKSVNEALNNLFIVEEDYAALRASIDAYDNFDNISLAQGLEKHDLIEFRRIAAYLFKGNNRWKQSVELCKKDKLYKDAMQYASESKDIELAEELLAWFLNEDKKECFAACLFTCYDLLRPDVVLETAWRHNIMDFSMPYFIQVMREYLSKVDKLEASESLRKQEEQETESQPIVYGASQLMLTAGPNVAVPPQQPYSYGYPAAPGYSQPPQPSFGYGM, encoded by the exons ATGGCGCAGATCCTACCTATCCGCTTTCAGGAGCACCTGCAG CTCCAGAACCTGGGCATCAACCCAGCCAACATTGGATTCAGCACTCTAACCATGGAGTCCGACAAGTTCATCTGCATAAGAGAGAAAGTGGGGGAGCAGGCCCAGGTCGTCATCATCGATATGGCCGACCCCAACAATCCAATCCGCAGGCCTATCTCTGCAGACAGCGCCATCATGAACCCTGCCAGCAAAGTTATTGCCCTTAAAG CGGCAAAGACCCTGCAGATCTTCAACATCGAGATGAAGAGCAAGATGAAGGCTCACACAATGACTGATGACGTGACCTTCTGGAAGTGGATCTCCCTCAACACCGTTGCCTTGGTCACAGACAATGCCGTCTACCATTGGAGCATGGAGGGTGACTCTCAGCCAATCAAAGTCTTTGACCGTCACTCCAGCCTGGCAGGCTGCCAGATCATAAACTACCGCACTGACGCCAAACAGAAGTGGTTGCTGCTCATTGGTATTTCAGCACAG CAAAACCGCGTCGTCGGAGCCATGCAGCTGTACTCGGTGGACAGGAAGGTGTCTCAGCCCATTGAGGGACATGCCGCTGGCTTTGCACAGTTCAAGATGGAGGGCAACACTGAAGAGTCAACCCTGTTCTGCTTTGCTGTGCGAGGACAGGCGGGAGGAAAG CTGCATATCATTGAAGTGGGGACTCCGCCGACTGGGAACCAGCCATTTCCAAAGAAAGCtgtggatgttttctttcccccaGAAGCTCAAAATGACTTCCCTGTTGCTATGCAG ATCAGTTCCAAGCAAGATGTAGTCTTTCTCATCACCAAATATGGCTACATCCACCTGTATGACCTTGAGACTGGAACTTGTATCTACATGAACAGGATCAGCGGGGAGACCATTTTTGTCACTGCACCCCATGAGCCCACTGCTGGTATCATTGGAGTCAACAGGAAAGGACAG GTGTTGTCCGTGTGCGTGGAGGAGGAAAACATCATTCCCTACATCACCAATGTGCTCCAGAACCCAGACCTGGCCCTCCGCATGGCGGTCCGCAACAACCTTGCCGGTGCTGAGGAGCTGTTTGCCCGCAAGTTCAACACCCTCTTTGCAGCGGGAAACTATTCCGAGGCTGCCAAGGTGGCGGCCAATGCACCCAAG GGTATCCTGCGGACCCCAGACACCATCCGTCGCTTCCAGAGTGTTCCTGCCCAACCAGGCCAGACGTCTCCCTTGCTCCAATACTTTGGCATCTTGCTGGACCAAGGCCAACTGAACAAATTTGAGTCTCTGGAGCTGTGCAGGCCCGTCCTCCAACAGGGCCGCAAGCAACTCCTAGAGAAATGGTTGAAAGAGGACAAG ctGGAGTGCTCTGAGGAGCTTGGAGACTTGGTGAAGTCTGTAGATCCTACTCTTGCCCTCAGTGTCTACCTCAGAGCCAACGTCCCCAATAAGGTCATTCAGTGCTTTGCAGAGACTGGACAATTCCAGAAGATCGTCCTCTATGCCAAGAAG GTGGGCTATACTCCAGACTGGATCTTTCTGCTTAGGAATGTAATGCGGATCAGCCCAGAACAGGGCCTTCAGTTCTCTCAGATGCTGGTTCAGGATGAAGAACCACTTGCGGACATTACACAG ATTGTTGATGTGTTCATGGAGTACAACCTGATCCAGCAGTGCACATCCTTCCTCCTAGATGCCCTCAAGAATAACAGACCCATGGAGGGACCACTGCAGACACGCCTGCTGGAGATGAATTTGGTGCACGCACCACAG GTTGCAGATGCCATCCTGGGCAATCAGATGTTCACCCACTATGATCGTGCTCATGTGGCACAGCTGTGTGAGAAGGCCGGTCTCCTGCAGAGGGCGCTGGAGCATTATACTGACCTGTATGATATTAAGCGTGCTGTGGTGCACACACACCTTCTTAACCCAGAG TGGTTGGTGAATTTCTTTGGCTCCTTGTCGGTGGAAGACTCTCTGGAGTGTCTGAGGGCCATGCTGTCTGCTAACATCCGCCAGAACCTGCAGATCTGTGTGCAGGTCGCCTCCAAGTATCATGAACAGCTCTCCACTCAGTCCCTCACTGAACTGTTTGAGTCATTCAAGAGCTTTGAGG GTTTGTTCTATTTCTTGGGTTCTATTGTGAACTTCAGCCAGGATCCAGAGGTGCATTTCAAATATATCCAGGCCGCCTGCAAGACAGGCCAGATCAAAGAGGTGGAGAGGATCTGTCGAGAAAGTAACTGCTACGACCCTGAACGTGTGAAGAACTTCCTCAAG GAAGCCAAGCTGACTGACCAGCTGCCTTTGATCATTGTGTGTGACCGCTTTGATTTTGTCCATGATCTGGTGCTGTACCTGTACCGCAACAGCCTGCAGAAATACATTGAGATCTACGTGCAGAAG gtGAACCCGAGCCGTCTGCCGGTAGTCATTGGTGGGTTACTGGATGTGGATTGTGCTGAGGATGTGATTAAGAACCTGATTCTGGTGGTTAGAGGGCAGTTCTCCACAGATGAACTGGTGGCTGAAGTGGAGAAAAGAAATCG actgaagctgctgctgccttggttagaggCTCGTATTCATGAAGGATGTGAGGAGCCTGCTACCCACAATGCCCTGGCCAAGATCTACATCGACAGCAACAACAACCCAGAGCGATTCCTGAGGGAGAACCCCTTCTATGACAGCCGTGTGGTGGGCAAGTACTGTGAGAAAAGAGACCCCCACCTGGCCTGCGTGGCCTATGAAAGAGGACAGTGTGACCAGGAACTGATTCAT GTGTGCAATGAGAACTCGCTGTTCAAGAGTCTGTCCCGCTACCTTGTGCGTCGCAAGAACCCTGAGCTGTGGGCGAGCGTGCTGCTGGAGACCAACAATTACAGAAGACAACTCATTGACCAG GTGGTCCAGACAGCCTTGTCTGAGACTCAGGATCCAGAGGAGGTGTCCGTCACAGTCAAAGCCTTCATGACCGCTGACCTTCCCAATGAGCTCATCGAGCTTCTGGAGAAGATTGTCCTGGATAACTCTGTCTTTAGCGAGCACAG aaACCTCCAGAATCTGCTCATCCTGACGGCCATTAAAGCTGACCGGACTCGTGTCATGGAGTACATCAACCGTCTGGACAACTACGATGCCCCAGACATCGCAAACATCGCCATCAGCAATGAGCTCTTTGAGGAGGCCTTTGCTATTTTCAAAAAATTTGACGTCAACACCTCTGCTGTGCAG GTTCTGATTGAGCACATCGGTAACCTGGACAGAGCTTATGAGTTTGCTGAGCGCTGCAATGAGCCACCGGTGTGGAGTCAGCTGGCGAAGGCCCAGCTTCAGAAGGGCCTCGTCAAAGAAGCCATTGACTCTTACATCAAGGCTGATGACCCCTCTGCGTACATGGAGGTGGGACAAGCTGCAGCCCAAAGTG GAAATTGGGAGGACCTGGTGAAGTTTCTGCAGATGGCCCGTAAGAAGGCCCGTGAGTCATACGTAGAAACGGAGCTGATCTTTGCCCTGGCCAAGACCAACCGCTTGGCTGAGCTGGAAGAGTTCATCAATGGACCCAATAATGCTCACATTCAGCAA GTGGGTGATCGTTGCTATGACGACAAGATGTACGACGCGGCCAAACTGCTTTACAACAACGTGTCCAACTTTGGCCGTCTGGCCTCCACGCTGGTGCACCTGGGAGAGTACCAAGCAGCTGTGGACGGAGCTCGCAAGGCCAACAGCACTCGCACCTGGAAAGAG GTGTGCTTTGCGTGTGTAGATGGGAAAGAGTTCCGTCTTGCCCAAATGTGTGGGCTGCACATCGTCGTCCACGCCGATGAACTGGAGGAACTCATCAACTACTACCAG GACCGCGGTTACTTTGAGGAGCTGATCACCATGCTGGAGGCCGCCCTGGGACTGGAGCGTGCTCACATGGGCATGTTCACCGAGCTGGCCATCCTCTACTCCAAATTCAAGCCCCAGAAGATGAGGGAGCACCTGGAGCTCTTCTGGTCCCGCGTCAACATTCCAAAG gtCCTCAGGGCAGCAGAGCAGGCCCACCTCTGGGGAGAGCTGGTGTTCCTCTACGAAAAGTACGAGGAGTACGACAACGCCATCATCACCATGATGAACCACCCATCTGATGCCTGGAAGGAGGGCCAGTTCAAAGACATTGTCACCAAG GTGGCCAATGTGGAGTTGTACTACAAGGCCGTTCAGTTTTACCTGGAGTTCAAACCATTGTTACTGAACGACCTGCTCATCGTCCTCTCTCCAAGACTTGACCACTCGCGCGCTGTCAACTTCTTCAGCAAG GTGAAACAGCTGCCTCTGGTTAAGCCTTACCTGAGGTCTGTCCAGACTCACAACAACAAGTCGGTCAATGAGGCACTGAACAACCTCTTCATCGTCGAGGAAGACTATGCG GCACTGCGAGCTTCCATCGACGCCTATGACAACTTTGACAACATCTCACTGGCCCAGGGCCTGGAGAAGCACGACTTGATTGAGTTCAGGAGGATTGCCGCCTACCTCTTCAAGGGCAACAACCGCTGGAAACAGAGTGTGGAGCTCTGCAAGAAGGACAAGCTCTACAAG GATGCCATGCAGTACGCATCGGAGTCCAAAGACATCGAGCTGGCAGAGGAGCTTCTGGCTTGGTTCCTGAATGAGGACAAGAAGGAGTGTTTTGCGGCCTGCCTATTCACCTGCTACGACCTGCTGCGGCCCGACGTGGTGCTGGAGACCGCCTGGCGACACAACATCATGGACTTCTCCATGCCATACTTCATCCAGGTCATGAGGGAGTATCTCTCTAAG GTCGACAAACTCGAAGCCTCCGAGTCCctgaggaaacaggaggagcaggagaccgAGTCTCAACCGATTGTTTACG GCGCATCCCAGCTGATGCTCACGGCAGGGCCCAACGTGGCCGTGCCCCCTCAGCAGCCCTACAGCTACGGCTACCCCGCAGCACCGGGCTACAGCCAGCCCCCACAGCCCAGCTTCGGTTACGGCATGTGA
- the LOC130210458 gene encoding clathrin heavy chain 1 isoform X3, with protein sequence MAQILPIRFQEHLQLQNLGINPANIGFSTLTMESDKFICIREKVGEQAQVVIIDMADPNNPIRRPISADSAIMNPASKVIALKAAKTLQIFNIEMKSKMKAHTMTDDVTFWKWISLNTVALVTDNAVYHWSMEGDSQPIKVFDRHSSLAGCQIINYRTDAKQKWLLLIGISAQQNRVVGAMQLYSVDRKVSQPIEGHAAGFAQFKMEGNTEESTLFCFAVRGQAGGKLHIIEVGTPPTGNQPFPKKAVDVFFPPEAQNDFPVAMQISSKQDVVFLITKYGYIHLYDLETGTCIYMNRISGETIFVTAPHEPTAGIIGVNRKGQVLSVCVEEENIIPYITNVLQNPDLALRMAVRNNLAGAEELFARKFNTLFAAGNYSEAAKVAANAPKGILRTPDTIRRFQSVPAQPGQTSPLLQYFGILLDQGQLNKFESLELCRPVLQQGRKQLLEKWLKEDKLECSEELGDLVKSVDPTLALSVYLRANVPNKVIQCFAETGQFQKIVLYAKKVGYTPDWIFLLRNVMRISPEQGLQFSQMLVQDEEPLADITQIVDVFMEYNLIQQCTSFLLDALKNNRPMEGPLQTRLLEMNLVHAPQVADAILGNQMFTHYDRAHVAQLCEKAGLLQRALEHYTDLYDIKRAVVHTHLLNPEWLVNFFGSLSVEDSLECLRAMLSANIRQNLQICVQVASKYHEQLSTQSLTELFESFKSFEGLFYFLGSIVNFSQDPEVHFKYIQAACKTGQIKEVERICRESNCYDPERVKNFLKEAKLTDQLPLIIVCDRFDFVHDLVLYLYRNSLQKYIEIYVQKVNPSRLPVVIGGLLDVDCAEDVIKNLILVVRGQFSTDELVAEVEKRNRLKLLLPWLEARIHEGCEEPATHNALAKIYIDSNNNPERFLRENPFYDSRVVGKYCEKRDPHLACVAYERGQCDQELIHVCNENSLFKSLSRYLVRRKNPELWASVLLETNNYRRQLIDQVVQTALSETQDPEEVSVTVKAFMTADLPNELIELLEKIVLDNSVFSEHRNLQNLLILTAIKADRTRVMEYINRLDNYDAPDIANIAISNELFEEAFAIFKKFDVNTSAVQVLIEHIGNLDRAYEFAERCNEPPVWSQLAKAQLQKGLVKEAIDSYIKADDPSAYMEVGQAAAQSGNWEDLVKFLQMARKKARESYVETELIFALAKTNRLAELEEFINGPNNAHIQQVGDRCYDDKMYDAAKLLYNNVSNFGRLASTLVHLGEYQAAVDGARKANSTRTWKEVCFACVDGKEFRLAQMCGLHIVVHADELEELINYYQDRGYFEELITMLEAALGLERAHMGMFTELAILYSKFKPQKMREHLELFWSRVNIPKVLRAAEQAHLWGELVFLYEKYEEYDNAIITMMNHPSDAWKEGQFKDIVTKVANVELYYKAVQFYLEFKPLLLNDLLIVLSPRLDHSRAVNFFSKVKQLPLVKPYLRSVQTHNNKSVNEALNNLFIVEEDYAALRASIDAYDNFDNISLAQGLEKHDLIEFRRIAAYLFKGNNRWKQSVELCKKDKLYKDAMQYASESKDIELAEELLAWFLNEDKKECFAACLFTCYDLLRPDVVLETAWRHNIMDFSMPYFIQVMREYLSKVDAIKEKEWSHPSASEITQRSTNSKPPSP encoded by the exons ATGGCGCAGATCCTACCTATCCGCTTTCAGGAGCACCTGCAG CTCCAGAACCTGGGCATCAACCCAGCCAACATTGGATTCAGCACTCTAACCATGGAGTCCGACAAGTTCATCTGCATAAGAGAGAAAGTGGGGGAGCAGGCCCAGGTCGTCATCATCGATATGGCCGACCCCAACAATCCAATCCGCAGGCCTATCTCTGCAGACAGCGCCATCATGAACCCTGCCAGCAAAGTTATTGCCCTTAAAG CGGCAAAGACCCTGCAGATCTTCAACATCGAGATGAAGAGCAAGATGAAGGCTCACACAATGACTGATGACGTGACCTTCTGGAAGTGGATCTCCCTCAACACCGTTGCCTTGGTCACAGACAATGCCGTCTACCATTGGAGCATGGAGGGTGACTCTCAGCCAATCAAAGTCTTTGACCGTCACTCCAGCCTGGCAGGCTGCCAGATCATAAACTACCGCACTGACGCCAAACAGAAGTGGTTGCTGCTCATTGGTATTTCAGCACAG CAAAACCGCGTCGTCGGAGCCATGCAGCTGTACTCGGTGGACAGGAAGGTGTCTCAGCCCATTGAGGGACATGCCGCTGGCTTTGCACAGTTCAAGATGGAGGGCAACACTGAAGAGTCAACCCTGTTCTGCTTTGCTGTGCGAGGACAGGCGGGAGGAAAG CTGCATATCATTGAAGTGGGGACTCCGCCGACTGGGAACCAGCCATTTCCAAAGAAAGCtgtggatgttttctttcccccaGAAGCTCAAAATGACTTCCCTGTTGCTATGCAG ATCAGTTCCAAGCAAGATGTAGTCTTTCTCATCACCAAATATGGCTACATCCACCTGTATGACCTTGAGACTGGAACTTGTATCTACATGAACAGGATCAGCGGGGAGACCATTTTTGTCACTGCACCCCATGAGCCCACTGCTGGTATCATTGGAGTCAACAGGAAAGGACAG GTGTTGTCCGTGTGCGTGGAGGAGGAAAACATCATTCCCTACATCACCAATGTGCTCCAGAACCCAGACCTGGCCCTCCGCATGGCGGTCCGCAACAACCTTGCCGGTGCTGAGGAGCTGTTTGCCCGCAAGTTCAACACCCTCTTTGCAGCGGGAAACTATTCCGAGGCTGCCAAGGTGGCGGCCAATGCACCCAAG GGTATCCTGCGGACCCCAGACACCATCCGTCGCTTCCAGAGTGTTCCTGCCCAACCAGGCCAGACGTCTCCCTTGCTCCAATACTTTGGCATCTTGCTGGACCAAGGCCAACTGAACAAATTTGAGTCTCTGGAGCTGTGCAGGCCCGTCCTCCAACAGGGCCGCAAGCAACTCCTAGAGAAATGGTTGAAAGAGGACAAG ctGGAGTGCTCTGAGGAGCTTGGAGACTTGGTGAAGTCTGTAGATCCTACTCTTGCCCTCAGTGTCTACCTCAGAGCCAACGTCCCCAATAAGGTCATTCAGTGCTTTGCAGAGACTGGACAATTCCAGAAGATCGTCCTCTATGCCAAGAAG GTGGGCTATACTCCAGACTGGATCTTTCTGCTTAGGAATGTAATGCGGATCAGCCCAGAACAGGGCCTTCAGTTCTCTCAGATGCTGGTTCAGGATGAAGAACCACTTGCGGACATTACACAG ATTGTTGATGTGTTCATGGAGTACAACCTGATCCAGCAGTGCACATCCTTCCTCCTAGATGCCCTCAAGAATAACAGACCCATGGAGGGACCACTGCAGACACGCCTGCTGGAGATGAATTTGGTGCACGCACCACAG GTTGCAGATGCCATCCTGGGCAATCAGATGTTCACCCACTATGATCGTGCTCATGTGGCACAGCTGTGTGAGAAGGCCGGTCTCCTGCAGAGGGCGCTGGAGCATTATACTGACCTGTATGATATTAAGCGTGCTGTGGTGCACACACACCTTCTTAACCCAGAG TGGTTGGTGAATTTCTTTGGCTCCTTGTCGGTGGAAGACTCTCTGGAGTGTCTGAGGGCCATGCTGTCTGCTAACATCCGCCAGAACCTGCAGATCTGTGTGCAGGTCGCCTCCAAGTATCATGAACAGCTCTCCACTCAGTCCCTCACTGAACTGTTTGAGTCATTCAAGAGCTTTGAGG GTTTGTTCTATTTCTTGGGTTCTATTGTGAACTTCAGCCAGGATCCAGAGGTGCATTTCAAATATATCCAGGCCGCCTGCAAGACAGGCCAGATCAAAGAGGTGGAGAGGATCTGTCGAGAAAGTAACTGCTACGACCCTGAACGTGTGAAGAACTTCCTCAAG GAAGCCAAGCTGACTGACCAGCTGCCTTTGATCATTGTGTGTGACCGCTTTGATTTTGTCCATGATCTGGTGCTGTACCTGTACCGCAACAGCCTGCAGAAATACATTGAGATCTACGTGCAGAAG gtGAACCCGAGCCGTCTGCCGGTAGTCATTGGTGGGTTACTGGATGTGGATTGTGCTGAGGATGTGATTAAGAACCTGATTCTGGTGGTTAGAGGGCAGTTCTCCACAGATGAACTGGTGGCTGAAGTGGAGAAAAGAAATCG actgaagctgctgctgccttggttagaggCTCGTATTCATGAAGGATGTGAGGAGCCTGCTACCCACAATGCCCTGGCCAAGATCTACATCGACAGCAACAACAACCCAGAGCGATTCCTGAGGGAGAACCCCTTCTATGACAGCCGTGTGGTGGGCAAGTACTGTGAGAAAAGAGACCCCCACCTGGCCTGCGTGGCCTATGAAAGAGGACAGTGTGACCAGGAACTGATTCAT GTGTGCAATGAGAACTCGCTGTTCAAGAGTCTGTCCCGCTACCTTGTGCGTCGCAAGAACCCTGAGCTGTGGGCGAGCGTGCTGCTGGAGACCAACAATTACAGAAGACAACTCATTGACCAG GTGGTCCAGACAGCCTTGTCTGAGACTCAGGATCCAGAGGAGGTGTCCGTCACAGTCAAAGCCTTCATGACCGCTGACCTTCCCAATGAGCTCATCGAGCTTCTGGAGAAGATTGTCCTGGATAACTCTGTCTTTAGCGAGCACAG aaACCTCCAGAATCTGCTCATCCTGACGGCCATTAAAGCTGACCGGACTCGTGTCATGGAGTACATCAACCGTCTGGACAACTACGATGCCCCAGACATCGCAAACATCGCCATCAGCAATGAGCTCTTTGAGGAGGCCTTTGCTATTTTCAAAAAATTTGACGTCAACACCTCTGCTGTGCAG GTTCTGATTGAGCACATCGGTAACCTGGACAGAGCTTATGAGTTTGCTGAGCGCTGCAATGAGCCACCGGTGTGGAGTCAGCTGGCGAAGGCCCAGCTTCAGAAGGGCCTCGTCAAAGAAGCCATTGACTCTTACATCAAGGCTGATGACCCCTCTGCGTACATGGAGGTGGGACAAGCTGCAGCCCAAAGTG GAAATTGGGAGGACCTGGTGAAGTTTCTGCAGATGGCCCGTAAGAAGGCCCGTGAGTCATACGTAGAAACGGAGCTGATCTTTGCCCTGGCCAAGACCAACCGCTTGGCTGAGCTGGAAGAGTTCATCAATGGACCCAATAATGCTCACATTCAGCAA GTGGGTGATCGTTGCTATGACGACAAGATGTACGACGCGGCCAAACTGCTTTACAACAACGTGTCCAACTTTGGCCGTCTGGCCTCCACGCTGGTGCACCTGGGAGAGTACCAAGCAGCTGTGGACGGAGCTCGCAAGGCCAACAGCACTCGCACCTGGAAAGAG GTGTGCTTTGCGTGTGTAGATGGGAAAGAGTTCCGTCTTGCCCAAATGTGTGGGCTGCACATCGTCGTCCACGCCGATGAACTGGAGGAACTCATCAACTACTACCAG GACCGCGGTTACTTTGAGGAGCTGATCACCATGCTGGAGGCCGCCCTGGGACTGGAGCGTGCTCACATGGGCATGTTCACCGAGCTGGCCATCCTCTACTCCAAATTCAAGCCCCAGAAGATGAGGGAGCACCTGGAGCTCTTCTGGTCCCGCGTCAACATTCCAAAG gtCCTCAGGGCAGCAGAGCAGGCCCACCTCTGGGGAGAGCTGGTGTTCCTCTACGAAAAGTACGAGGAGTACGACAACGCCATCATCACCATGATGAACCACCCATCTGATGCCTGGAAGGAGGGCCAGTTCAAAGACATTGTCACCAAG GTGGCCAATGTGGAGTTGTACTACAAGGCCGTTCAGTTTTACCTGGAGTTCAAACCATTGTTACTGAACGACCTGCTCATCGTCCTCTCTCCAAGACTTGACCACTCGCGCGCTGTCAACTTCTTCAGCAAG GTGAAACAGCTGCCTCTGGTTAAGCCTTACCTGAGGTCTGTCCAGACTCACAACAACAAGTCGGTCAATGAGGCACTGAACAACCTCTTCATCGTCGAGGAAGACTATGCG GCACTGCGAGCTTCCATCGACGCCTATGACAACTTTGACAACATCTCACTGGCCCAGGGCCTGGAGAAGCACGACTTGATTGAGTTCAGGAGGATTGCCGCCTACCTCTTCAAGGGCAACAACCGCTGGAAACAGAGTGTGGAGCTCTGCAAGAAGGACAAGCTCTACAAG GATGCCATGCAGTACGCATCGGAGTCCAAAGACATCGAGCTGGCAGAGGAGCTTCTGGCTTGGTTCCTGAATGAGGACAAGAAGGAGTGTTTTGCGGCCTGCCTATTCACCTGCTACGACCTGCTGCGGCCCGACGTGGTGCTGGAGACCGCCTGGCGACACAACATCATGGACTTCTCCATGCCATACTTCATCCAGGTCATGAGGGAGTATCTCTCTAAG GTTGATGCGATAAAGGAAAAG GAATGGTCCCATCCGTCAGCCAGTGAAATAACCCAGag GTCGACAAACTCGAAGCCTCCGAGTCCctga